A DNA window from Plasmodium brasilianum strain Bolivian I chromosome 12, whole genome shotgun sequence contains the following coding sequences:
- a CDS encoding apicoplast calcium binding protein 1, whose product MKLLKFSWVRYDAIISRFFMFFSFLLFILICEGFLKKREYLFNVEISSKNLCHFVHNNFAKLEKIFLCNSFIYKRFPHNDWKSLRENKVVIISHGKKNDREGYTRSRIIERQPRVDNIDDARSDLKNHNKRYDKHHGRRNERHDNDTVMGEYMLDLTVDTNNPALDENVLKKSRMIFKKLDSNNNNLIDFNEFKNNVRIVAKIKDINMNILYHLFQQFDANKDKKLDYTEFLSLNSYDFNFIKLIQILFGHKNTVDKNIIYDYLEIFFSEFLESILLNDGLNIPYYIKMRHTNAANNNANNTANNTANNTANNLANKLANNFFKNSKGIWDINEDENLQMDEFQNFQLYLLLEIDHLSNFLQLDINLDGLIDISELLFYISNDGKLYHTLCAYLEGSIAPQSGSGRNSSSNDRAGDDTGRTKEDVFKYMREPLNIQNSLILNLEFILHAFDTNNDMLLDYEEYKNQIDTSSVLDSTPEIVYSN is encoded by the coding sequence ATGAAATTGCTAAAGTTTTCCTGGGTAAGATATGATGCCATCATTTCAagattttttatgtttttttcctttctcctttttattttaatatgtgaaggttttttaaaaaaaagagaatatttatttaatgtagAAATATCAAGTAAAAATCTATgtcattttgttcataataattttgctaaattggaaaaaatctttttatgtaattcctttatatataaaagatttCCGCACAATGATTGGAAGAGTTTGAGGGAAAACAAGGTAGTCATAATATCCCATGGAAAGAAAAACGACAGGGAAGGATATACCCGTAGCAGAATTATCGAAAGGCAGCCAAGGGTGGACAACATAGATGATGCAAGAAGTGATCTCAAAAATCATAACAAACGTTATGACAAACATCATGGTAGGCGTAATGAAAGACATGATAACGATACAGTTATGGGAGAGTACATGCTTGACCTCACTGTAGATACAAATAATCCCGCACTAGACGAAAATGTTCTAAAAAAATCGAGAATGATTTTCAAAAAACTAGATAGCAATAACAACAATTTAATAGATTTCaatgaatttaaaaacaatGTAAGAATAGTagcaaaaattaaagatattAACATGAATATCTTATATCATCTCTTTCAGCAGTTTGATgcaaataaagataaaaaattggATTATACAGAATTTCTATCATTAAATTCTtatgattttaattttattaaattaattcaaaTACTATTTGGTCATAAAAATACagtagataaaaatataatttatgattatctagaaatttttttttccgaaTTTTTAGAAAGTATACTACTGAATGATGGGCTTAATATTCCTTATTATATTAAGATGAGACATACTAATGCTGCAAATAATAATGCAAATAATACTGCAAATAATACTGCAAATAATACTGCAAATAACCTTGCAAACAAGCttgcaaataatttttttaaaaatagtaaaggCATTTGGGATATAAATGAAGATGAAAATTTGCAAATGGACgaatttcaaaattttcaattataCTTACTACTAGAAATAGATCACttatctaattttttacaattagaTATAAACCTCGATGGACTTATTGATATATCCGAATTGTTGTTCTACATTAGCAATGACGGCAAACTTTACCATACGTTGTGCGCTTACCTCGAGGGAAGTATTGCACCACAGAGTGGAAGCGGAAGGAACAGTAGCAGTAACGACCGCGCTGGTGATGATACTGGAAGGACAAAAGAAGACGTTTTCAAATACATGAGGGAGCCACTGAACATTCAAAACTCCTTAATCCTTAACCTGGAATTCATTCTGCATGCATTCGATACAAATAACGATATGCTCCTTGACTACGAGGAATACAAAAATCAAATAGACACCTCCTCCGTTTTAGATTCTACTCCAGAAATAGTATAttcaaattaa
- a CDS encoding hypothetical protein (conserved Plasmodium protein) — protein MGYLINDEKKNVIIKSSEEIKNIDNRINDIFLGEYNNKERNNFFNAVNNDLISNSREYAIRSNGYSNGMVDVKYNSDSDNNDDVEDAEDAEVAEDAEVAEDAEDAEDAEDAEDAEVAEDAEDAEDAEVAEDAEVAEDAEEGGDDNNSDDSIRTRGIHMPVDEGTHMGTDRNDGTYNTEGYVKSNAHGKHDEMYKEEQRVNNSFNPYGTINNPLPYELATNGMSVQFGDTRGNIALNTNDINACHPKLDVFNFVFDNNSSALSNNEISNNGKSINDNSDNNNTEKKILSLGENVLLGNRNSNSNINSNSNINSNSNNNSNSNSNSNSNSNSNSNSNSNSNSNSNSNSNSNSNSNSNSNSNSNSNSNSNSNSNNNSNSNSNSNTPLVLQSGFSSNTHFSHISEERSSNNNSKGNNHVGSNNRGDTPYNTNVYKKNMLEEQNEWLDYNPIFENKQTENILLTEDNRTKKSTNNAENPLELHDSNSNSNSNTNRNIERNDSRNDSRNDNRNVDMKHNTFYHNSSCPGNGVPGQNRNTLFLFPTSGEKGENETNENFVPSNSSRIAVTTSTTGTEDRVYMRDKVFNENGQNNCHNRSNENNEEAHNIILKKIKKKMDENDYLLEAINEFLREGMKNECIPLFERLQQNLFFLVMLANIPNESFDEMDSSSSDY, from the coding sequence ATGGGATACTTAATTAacgatgaaaaaaaaaatgtcataataaaaagtagtgaagaaataaaaaatattgataatagaataaatgatatatttttggGTGAATACAATAACAAAGAgaggaataatttttttaatgcagTTAACAATGATTTAATTTCGAACAGTAGAGAATATGCTATTCGTTCGAATGGCTACAGTAATGGTATGGTCGATGTAAAGTACAACAGTGACAGTGATAATAATGACGATGTGGAAGATGCAGAAGATGCAGAAGTTGCAGAAGATGCAGAAGTTGCAGAAGATGCTGAAGATGCAGAAGATGCTGAAGATGCAGAAGATGCAGAAGTTGCAGAAGATGCTGAAGATGCAGAAGATGCAGAAGTTGCAGAAGATGCAGAAGTTGCAGAAGATGCTGAAGAAGGTGGAGATGATAACAACAGCGATGATAGTATCCGTACAAGGGGCATACACATGCCGGTAGATGAAGGTACGCATATGGGAACAGACAGAAATGATGGAACATACAACACGGAAGGATATGTAAAGAGTAACGCACATGGTAAACATGATGAAATGTATAAAGAAGAACAACGAGTGAACAATTCTTTTAATCCATATGGTACTATAAACAATCCCTTGCCATACGAACTTGCTACAAATGGTATGAGTGTGCAGTTCGGTGATACCAGAGGGAACATTGCTTTAAACACAAATGATATTAACGCGTGCCATCCGAAACTTGACGTGTTCAATTTTGTATTtgataataatagcagtgCCTTGAGCAACAATGAAATCAGTAACAATGGAAAGAGTATCAATGATAACAGCGATAATAACAacactgaaaaaaaaattttatcattaggtgaaaatgttttattgGGTAAtcgtaatagtaatagtaatatcaatagtaatagtaatatcaATAGTAATAGCAACAACAATAGCAACAGCAATAGCAACAGCAATAGCAACAGCAATAGCAACAGCAATAGCAACAGCAATAGCAACAGCAATAGCAACAGCAATAGCAACAGCAATAGCAACAGCAATAGCAACAGCAATAGCAACAGCAATAGCAACAGcaatagcaatagtaatagcaaCAACAATAGCAACAGCAATAGCAATAGCAATACTCCGCTTGTTTTGCAAAGCGGGTTTAGCAGTAATACACATTTTTCACACATAAGTGAAGAGAGAtcaagtaataataacagtaaggGTAACAACCACGTAGGTAGTAACAACCGCGGTGATACTCCTTATAACACGAatgtgtataaaaaaaatatgctagAAGAACAAAATGAATGGCTGGACTACAACCCAATATTTGAAAACAAACAAACGGAAAATATACTTTTGACAGAGGACAATAGAACAAAGAAAAGTACAAATAATGCCGAAAATCCCCTGGAATTACACgacagtaacagtaacagtaacagtaacacCAATAGGAACATTGAAAGGAACGATAGCAGGAACGATAGCAGGAACGATAACAGGAACGTAGATATGAAACATAATACCTTTTACCATAATTCTTCGTGTCCTGGTAATGGAGTACCCGGTCAGAATAGGAACACCTTATTTTTGTTTCCAACAAGCGGGGAAAAGGGGGAAAACGAAACGAATGAGAATTTTGTACCATCGAATAGCAGTAGAATCGCCGTTACTACATCAACAACAGGGACGGAGGACAGAGTATATATGAGGGATAAggtttttaatgaaaatggTCAAAATAATTGTCATAACAGAAGTAATGAGAATAATGAAGAAgcacataatattattttaaaaaaaataaaaaaaaaaatggatgaaAATGACTATTTGTTAGAAGCTATTAATGAATTCTTACGTGAGggaatgaaaaatgaatgtaTTCCCCTATTTGAAAGATTACAAcaaaaccttttttttttagtaatgcTTGCAAATATTCCGAATGAAAGTTTTGATGAAATGGACAGCAGCTCGTCTGACTATTAA